A region from the Schistocerca serialis cubense isolate TAMUIC-IGC-003099 unplaced genomic scaffold, iqSchSeri2.2 HiC_scaffold_936, whole genome shotgun sequence genome encodes:
- the LOC126452776 gene encoding poly [ADP-ribose] polymerase tankyrase-1-like yields the protein MAGANGEKGSLADNLGALLESGVGADVTLVVGESELAAHRTVLAARSPVFAAMLGQDTREAQTGRVEVADVREAVLRQLLHFVYTDTAPQLDSMAAELLPASDKYDLPLLKRRCEQAVARSLTVDNAAAAVVLAGLHSCPLLKSAAVEFVASHPQVMATEGWKNALLHDVEIAAEMCSLVAAASSKLRSVSKDDDEMLAEELIEAAEDGDEQEVRKLIAAGAALNAKDDSGDSALHCAVLEGHVEVVRCLVYEGANVNIRNSIRQTPLHYASFRGHVEVIWVLLGASARIDAQDHMEQTPLHLAVASGNLRAVKALLAAGASKFKKDLNNKDPKKLASSSMRDIFDVL from the exons ATGGCGGGTGCAAACGGTGAAAAAGGCAGTTTGGCAGACAACCTGGGCGCACTGCTGGAGTCCGGGGTCGGCGCAGACGTGACGCTGGTCGTCGGGGAGTCGGAGCTGGCGGCCCACCGTACCGTCCTGGCAGCCAGGAGCCCGGTCTTCGCCGCGATGCTGGGCCAAGACACTCGGGAGGCCCAGACTGGTCGTGTGGAGGTAGCCGACGTCCGGGAAGCGGTGCTGAGGCAGCTGCTGCATTTCGTCTACACAGACACGGCCCCACAGCTCGACAGCATGGCGGCGGAGCTGCTGCCCGCCTCGGACAAGTACGACCTGCCACTGCTCAAGAGAAGGTGCGAGCAGGCGGTGGCTCGGAGcctcaccgtggacaacgcagcCGCTGCTGTGGTCCTAGCGGGGCTGCACTCCTGTCCACTGCTGAAGAGCGCAGCCGTAGAGTTCGTCGCGAGCCATCCCCAGGTGATGGCCACTGAAGGCTGGAAAAATGCGCTGCTGCACGATGTCGAAATTGCAGCGGAGATGTGTAGTTTGGTGGCGGCGGCGTCATCAAAATTAAG GTCTGTGTCCAAGGATGACGATGAAATGTTAGCGGAGGAACTGATCGAGGCAGCTGAAGATGGTGACGAGCAGGAAGTTCGGAAACTGATTGCGGCAGGGGCTGCTCTCAATGCAAAGGACGACAGTGGGGATAGCGCACTACACTGCGCTGTGCTGGAAGGACACGTGGAGGTCGTCAGGTGTTTGGTGTATGAAGGGGCAAACGTGAACATCAGGAACTCGATCCGGCAGACGCCTCTGCACTACGCTTCTTTCAGAGGTCACGTGGAGGTTATATGGGTGCTGCTGGGGGCATCGGCGCGTATAGACGCACAGGACCACATGGAGCAGACGCCTCTGCACTTGGCTGTGGCCTCGGGGAACCTGAGGGCAGTCAAGGCGTTGCTGGCGGCTGGGGCGTCCAAGTTCAAGAAGGATCTCAACAATAAGGACCCTAAAAAGCTAGCCAGCTCATCCATGAGAGATATATTCGATGTTTTGTAA